From Piscinibacter gummiphilus:
AGCGTGGGCCCCTTCCTGGAAGAGAAGTTCACCGAAGACGAGCTCCGCCAACTGGTGAATGCACTGGAAGCGCCTGCGTTCAAGAAATTCCAGCAGGCCCAACCCGAACTGCTGAACCTCTACGTGCAGGCCGTGCGCAAGGATCTCGCCACCGCTGTGCAGCCGAAGATCGACGCGCTGGAGCGTGACGTTCGCATCGCGGTCGGCGCGCCCGCCCCGGCCAGCGGCGCTGCCACCCCGGCACCCGCCAAGCCTGCCAAGAAGTGACGCGAACGGTGCCCGGTCCGTCGGTCTTCACTTGCCGGTCGCGCTAGGCTGCGTGCGACAATTTGTGTCACCCATGGCTGATCTTTCCGCTGCCCCCAACCCCGAGCTGCTGGCCCTCAGAACGCAGATCGACGCGGTCGATCGCGAACTGCTCGCGCTGCTGAACCGGCGTGCGCGGCTCGCGCAGGAAGTCGGCGAAGTGAAGAAGAAGGAAGGCTCGGTGGCGTTCCGCCCCGAGCGTGAAGCGCAGGTCATCGACGGCATGAAGGCCGTCAATCCGGGGCCGCTGCTCGCGGAGAGCGTGGCACCGATCTGGCGCGAGATCATGTCCGCCTGCCGCGCGCTCGAGACGCCCACGCGCGTGGCCTACCTCGGGCCGGCCGGTACTTTCAGCGAAGAGGCGGCCCTCGGGTTCTTCGGCTCGTCGATCGTGAAGATCCCCTGCGCGAGCTTTGATGAGGTGTTCCACGTCACCACCTCGGGCGCGGCCGACTTCGGCGTGGTGCCGGTCGAGAACTCCACCGAGGGCGTGGTCACCCGCTCGCTCGACCTCTTCCTCACCACCCCGCTCTTCATCATCGGCGAGACCAGCCTCTTCGTTCAGCACAACCTGCTGCGCAAGGAGAACTCGCTGGCCGGCATCGAGACCGTCTGCGCCCATCCCCAGGCCCTGGCGCAGTGCCACGGCTGGCTGGGCACGCATCTGCCAAACGTCGAGCGCCGCCCGGTCGCGAGCAATGCCGAAGGCGCACGCCTCGCCGCCGCCGACCCGAAGCTGGCCGCCATCGCCAGTGCCCGGGCCGGCAGCGAGTTCGGCTTGCACCTCATTGCCCCTGCCATCCAGGACGAAGCCAACAACCGCACGCGCTTCGCCGTCGTCACCCACCCGGGCCGCCACCCGCAGCCGCGCGCCTCGGGCCACGACTGCACGAGCCTCGTGGTCTCGGTGAGCAACCGGCCCGGCGCCGTGCACGACATGCTGGTGCCGCTCAAGCAGCACGGCGTGTCGATGACGCGCTTCGAATCCCGCCCCGCTCGGTCGGGGCAGTGGGAGTACTACTTCTACATCGACCTGCAAGGTCACCCCGACCAGCCGCACGTGGCCACCGCGCTGCGCGAGCTGCGGGAGGCCTGCGCATTCTTCAAGTTGCTCGGCACCTATCCGATCGACGTGCACTGAAAGCTGATTCAAAGATGTTCAACCAGCTTGGCGTGATCGGATGCGGCCTGATGGGCGGCTCCTTCGCACTCGCCCTCAAGCGTGCCGGTCTGGCCAAGCGTGTCATCGGCTACAGCAAATCGCCCTCGACGACCGAGCGCGCCAAGAAGATGGGCGTGATCGACGACACCGCCGAATCGGCGCTGCTGGCGGTCTCGGGCTCCGACATCGTGATCATGGCGGTGCCCGTGTCGGCCAGCGAAGCCACGTTCAAGGCCATCCGTCACCTGGTGGAACCTGGCGTGCTCTTCATGGACGTGGGCTCGACCAAGCGCGACGTGGTCGATGCGGCCCGGCGCGTGCTGAAAGAGCGCGTCAGCTCCTTCGTGCCCGCCCACCCGATCGCCGGCAAGGAAGTGTCGGGCGTGGCCCATGCCGACGCGTCGCTCTATGCCGGGCGCCAGGTCATCATCACCCCGCTGCCGCAGACCGATGCAGATCTCGTGCAGAAGGCGACCGATGTGTGGTCGGCCATCGGCGCGCAGGTGCTGCGCATGACGCCGGAGAACCACGACGCCGCCTTCGCAGCCGTGAGCCACCTGCCGCACATGCTGGCCTTCGCCTTCTTCAACTCGGTAGCCAAGCAGCCGGCCGGCCGCGATTTCCTGTCGCTCGCCGGCCCGGGCTTTCGCGACTTCACCCGCATCGCCGCGAGTGACCCCGAAGTCTGGCGCGACATCCTGATGTCGAACCGTGAAGAGATCCTCAAGCAGTCGATGCGCTTCCGGCACACGCTGGATGCGCTCGAACACGTCATCAAGACCAGCAACGTCGAGGCGCTCGAGGACCTGATCCGCAGCGCCTCGGACGCCCGCGCCAACTGGCAGATGGGCGCCGGCAAGTCCGGGTCGTCTCGCTGATCGCAGGCTGCGCTCCAGGCGCGGCGCAACGTTGTCCCCATGTACACCACGCCGTTCCTCGACCTTCCTCCGCTGCAATCGGCCCATGGCACGGTGCGGCTGCCCGGCTCCAAGAGCATCTCCAACCGCGTGCTGTTGCTGGCCGGCCTGAGCCGTGGCACCACCACCGTCTACGACCTGCTCGACTCCGACGACACGCAGGTCATGCTCACCGCCCTGCGCCAACTTGGCTGCGACGTGCAGACTGATGGCACCACGGTGCGCATCACCGGCCTCGGCGGCGCGCTCTCGGTGAAGCAGGCACAGCTTTTCCTCGGCAACGCCGGCACGGCGATGCGGCCCTTGACCGCCGCACTGTCGGTGCTCAGCGCACAAGGTGGCGGCGAGTTCGACCTCAAGGGCGTGCCGCGCATGCACGAGCGGCCGATCGGCGACCTCATCGACGCTTTGCGCCAACTGGGCTGCACGATCGACTACCTCGGGCAAGACGGCTATCCGCCGCTGCGTCTGAAGGGCGGCGCGCTGCGCACCACCGATCCGATCCGCGTGCGCGGCGATGTGTCGAGCCAGTTCCTCACCGCCCTGCTGCTCGCGCTGCCGCTGGTGTCGCAAAGCAACCCGATCACCATCGAGGTGGTGGGCGAGCTGATCTCCAAGCCCTACGTCGAGATCACGCTCAACCTGCTGCAACGCTTCGGCATCGAGGTGCAGCGTGATGGCTGGCAGCGCTTCACCATTCCGCAAGGCAGCGAGTACCGCTCGCCGGGGAGCATCCATGTCGAGGCCGATGCTTCGTCGGCGTCTTACTTCATCGCCCTCGGCGCCATCGCCGGCTTCGAGAGCTGGCCGGTACGCATCGAAGGTGTGGGCAGCGACTCGATCCAGGGCGACATCCGCTTCATCGACGCTGCGCGCCTGATGGGCGCCGAGATCACCAGCGGCCCCGGCTGGCTGGAAGTGCGCCGAGGCACATGGCCCCTCAAGGCGATCACGCTCGACTGCAACCACATCCCCGACGCGGCGATGACGCTGGCCCTGATGGCGCTTTACGCCGACGGCAAGACACGCCTCGACAACATCGCCAGCTGGCGCGTCAAGGAAACCGACCGCATTGCCGCCATGGCCACCGAGCTGCGCAAGCTGGGAGCCACCGTCACCGAAGGCGCGGATTTCATCGAGATCTCGCCGCCCACGGCCTGGACGCCGGCCGCCATCCACACCTACGACGACCACCGCGTCGCGATGTGCTTCTCGCTTGCCGCCTACAACCCGGCCCGGCAACCGGTGCGCATCCTCGACCCGCGCTGCGTCGCCAAGACCTTTCCCGACTACTTCGAGACGCTCTTTGCCGTCGCCCGCACGGACACGCCGTCGATCCCGGTCATCACGGTCGACGGCCCGACCGCCTCGGGCAAGGGCACGCTGGCGAGCGCCGTCGCGCAGGCCTTGGGCTACCACTTCCTCGATTCCGGGGCGCTCTACCGCGCCACCGCCCTGGCCGCGATGCACGCCGGTGTGGCCGAGACCGACGAAGCCGGCCTCGCCGCCGTGGCGGCCGGACTCAAGCTCAGATTCGCCCACCAGCAGATCTGGCTGGGCGGCGTCGAGGTGAGCGACGAGCTTCGCCGCGAAGATGTCGGCGCCATGGCCTCCAAGGTTTCGGTCTGGCCAGCGGTGCGCGCCGCCCTGCTCCAGCTCCAGCTGTCCCACCGCCGTCTTCCCGGCCTGGTGGCCGACGGGCGCGACATGGGCACCGTCATCTTCCCTGCCGCGCAGCTCAAGGTCTTCGTCGTCGCAAGCGCCGCCGTGCGGGCCGAAAGACGCTATAAGCAATTGATTTCCAAGGGAATTTCGACTAGTATCGATGTCCTTCGTACCGACCTCGAGGCCCGAGACGCCCGGGACAAATCCCGCAGCGCCTCACCTCTCAAGCCAGCCGAAGACGCGATGGTGCTCGACAACTCCGAGCTCTCGGTCGACCAGTGTGTCGCCAAGGTCCTGGAGTGGTGGCAGCAACGCAACCCGTTCGGCCAGGCCTGATCGAAAGAGACTTGTTCTCAAGGCCCGTCCGGGCAAACCGGTCCGCCGTTTCACCTCTGCGCCTTTCTTGCCCCACAAGTTCAAGGCGCTCCGAAGCGGCGGGTGTTCAACCTAACCCGTGGCACCTGCCACACAGAAAGTCCCCATGCCTCAAGCACAAACCGCCGCCCCCGCAGGGATGGAATCCTTTGCCGCCCTGTTCGAAGAATCTCTGAACAAATCGGAGATGCGTGCAGGCGAAGTCATCACGG
This genomic window contains:
- the pheA gene encoding prephenate dehydratase; the protein is MADLSAAPNPELLALRTQIDAVDRELLALLNRRARLAQEVGEVKKKEGSVAFRPEREAQVIDGMKAVNPGPLLAESVAPIWREIMSACRALETPTRVAYLGPAGTFSEEAALGFFGSSIVKIPCASFDEVFHVTTSGAADFGVVPVENSTEGVVTRSLDLFLTTPLFIIGETSLFVQHNLLRKENSLAGIETVCAHPQALAQCHGWLGTHLPNVERRPVASNAEGARLAAADPKLAAIASARAGSEFGLHLIAPAIQDEANNRTRFAVVTHPGRHPQPRASGHDCTSLVVSVSNRPGAVHDMLVPLKQHGVSMTRFESRPARSGQWEYYFYIDLQGHPDQPHVATALRELREACAFFKLLGTYPIDVH
- a CDS encoding prephenate dehydrogenase, whose product is MFNQLGVIGCGLMGGSFALALKRAGLAKRVIGYSKSPSTTERAKKMGVIDDTAESALLAVSGSDIVIMAVPVSASEATFKAIRHLVEPGVLFMDVGSTKRDVVDAARRVLKERVSSFVPAHPIAGKEVSGVAHADASLYAGRQVIITPLPQTDADLVQKATDVWSAIGAQVLRMTPENHDAAFAAVSHLPHMLAFAFFNSVAKQPAGRDFLSLAGPGFRDFTRIAASDPEVWRDILMSNREEILKQSMRFRHTLDALEHVIKTSNVEALEDLIRSASDARANWQMGAGKSGSSR
- a CDS encoding bifunctional 3-phosphoshikimate 1-carboxyvinyltransferase/cytidylate kinase, coding for MYTTPFLDLPPLQSAHGTVRLPGSKSISNRVLLLAGLSRGTTTVYDLLDSDDTQVMLTALRQLGCDVQTDGTTVRITGLGGALSVKQAQLFLGNAGTAMRPLTAALSVLSAQGGGEFDLKGVPRMHERPIGDLIDALRQLGCTIDYLGQDGYPPLRLKGGALRTTDPIRVRGDVSSQFLTALLLALPLVSQSNPITIEVVGELISKPYVEITLNLLQRFGIEVQRDGWQRFTIPQGSEYRSPGSIHVEADASSASYFIALGAIAGFESWPVRIEGVGSDSIQGDIRFIDAARLMGAEITSGPGWLEVRRGTWPLKAITLDCNHIPDAAMTLALMALYADGKTRLDNIASWRVKETDRIAAMATELRKLGATVTEGADFIEISPPTAWTPAAIHTYDDHRVAMCFSLAAYNPARQPVRILDPRCVAKTFPDYFETLFAVARTDTPSIPVITVDGPTASGKGTLASAVAQALGYHFLDSGALYRATALAAMHAGVAETDEAGLAAVAAGLKLRFAHQQIWLGGVEVSDELRREDVGAMASKVSVWPAVRAALLQLQLSHRRLPGLVADGRDMGTVIFPAAQLKVFVVASAAVRAERRYKQLISKGISTSIDVLRTDLEARDARDKSRSASPLKPAEDAMVLDNSELSVDQCVAKVLEWWQQRNPFGQA